In a single window of the Pongo abelii isolate AG06213 chromosome 1, NHGRI_mPonAbe1-v2.0_pri, whole genome shotgun sequence genome:
- the S100A11 gene encoding protein S100-A11, with protein sequence MAKISSPTETERCIESLIAVFQKYAGKDGYNYTLSKTEFLSFMNTELAAFTKNQKDPGVLDRMMKKLDTNSDGQLDFSEFLNLIGGLAMACHDSFLKAVPSQKRT encoded by the exons ATG gcAAAAATCTCCAGCCCTACAGAGACTGAGCGGTGCATCGAGTCCCTGATTGCTGTTTTCCAGAAGTATGCTGGAAAGGATGGTTATAACTACACTCTCTCCAAGACAGAGTTCCTAAGCTTCATGAATACAGAACTGGCTGCCTTCACAAAG AACCAGAAGGACCCTGGTGTCCTTGACCGCATGATGAAGAAACTGGACACCAACAGTGATGGTCAGCTAGATTTCTCAGAATTTCTTAATCTGATTGGTGGCTTAGCTATGGCTTGCCATGACTCCTTCCTCAAGGCTGTCCCTTCCCAGAAGCGGACCTGA